In Rhodoferax sediminis, the sequence TCCGCCCTGCGCCTTGCCGCGCATCGAGCTGCGGCGCGGCGCGGGCGCCTACATCTGCGGCGAGGAGTCGGCCATGCTCGAGAGCATCGAGGGCAAACGCGGCGAGCCACGCATGCGCCCGCCTTACATCGCGCAGGTCGGACTGTTCGGCCGCCCGACGCTGGAGCACAACTTCGAGACCCTGTACTGGGTGCGCGACATTGTCGAAGAAGGGCCCCAGTGGTTCAGCGGCTTCGGGCGCCACGGCCGCAAGGGACTGCGCTCCTTCAGCGTAAGCGGGCGGGTCAAGCAGCCCGGCGTCAAGCTGGCACCGGCCGGCATCACGGTGCAGGAGCTGATCGACGAATACTGCGGCGGCATGGCGGACGGGCACCAGCTGTACGCCTACCTGCCCGGCGGCGCTTCGGGCGGCATCCTGCCGGCGCGGCTGAACCAGATTCCGCTGGACTTCGACACCCTGCAGCCCTACGACTGCTTCATCGGCTCGGCCGCCATTATCATTTTGAGCCAGCACGACCGCGCGCGCGACGCCGCACTCAGCATGATGCGGTTTTTCGCCGACGAGAGCTGTGGCCAGTGCACGCCGTGCCGCGTCGGCACGGTCAAGGCCGCGCAGCTGATGCAGGCCCCGGTGTGGGACACGGACACGCTGGAAGACCTGAGCCAGGTCATGGTCGATGCCTCGATCTGCGGGCTGGGGCAGGCGGCGCCGAATCCGGTCCGCTGCGTGCAGAAATATTTTCCCGAGGAGATTGCATGAGCCCGGTCGCCCAGGTTGCCGTGGCCGTTCAGGCCCACCAGTCCACGCCGCGCACTGTCGACTTTGTGCTGGACGGCCGGCCCGTCACCGCGTTCGAGGGCGAGTCCATCCTCCAGGCCGCCGAACGCCACGGCGTCGAGATCCCGCGTCTGTGCTATTCGACCGGCCTGCGCGCCGACGGCAACTGCCGCGCCTGCGTCGTCGAGATCCAGGGCGAGCGCACGCTGGCCCCGAGCTGCTGCCGCAGCGTCACTGCGGGCATGGACGTCAAGGCCGTCAGCGAACGCGCCCTCAAGAGCCAGAAGATGGTGCTGGAGATGCTGCTGTCCGACATGCCGGAGCAGGGCTACAAGTGGAATGACAGCGTTCGCCCCGAGACGGTCGCAGGCGTCGAGCAGGCTTCAGCAGAACATGACACGGTGGGCCAGCATGGCGAACTCAGCCAGTGGGCTGCGCAGATGAACGTGACGGTGCGCCCCGCATTGAAGGCGCTGCGCCGCTCGCAGCCCGCCGCCGATATGTCGCACCCCGCCATGGCCGTCAACCTAGATACCTGTATCCAGTGCACGCGCTGCGTGCGCGCCTGCCGTGAGGTACAGGTCAACGACGTGATCGGCTACGCGCTGCGCGGCTCGCAAAGCCAGATCGTGTTCGATCTGGGCGACCCGATGGGCGACAGCACCTGTGTCGGGTGCGGCGAATGCGTGCAGGCGTGCCCGACCGGGGCCCTTAGCCCGAAGACGCAGATTGGCTCGCAGGCGGTGGACAAAAAGGTCGACTCGGTCTGCCCGTTCTGCGGCGTCGGCTGCCTGCTGACCTACAACGTCAAGGACAACACCATCGTCAGCGTGGACGGGCGCGATGGCCCGGCGAACCACGGCCGCCTGTGCGTCAAGGGCCGCTTCGGCTTCGATTACGCGCACCATGAGCAGCGCCTGACCACGCCGCTGATCCGCAAGCCCGGCGTGCCCAAGGACCCGGCCGCGCTGACCGGCCGCTCCGGCGACTGGCGCGCCGTATTCCGCGAAGCGACCTGGGACGAAGCCCTGACCCTGGCGGCCGGCAAGCTCAAGGACCTGCGCGACGGTCATGGCAAGAAGGCGCTGGCCGGCTTCGGCTCGGCCAAGGGCAGCAATGAGGAGGCGTATCTGTTCCAGAAGCTGGTGCGCACCGGCTTTGGCAGCAACAACGTGGACCACTGCACGCGCCTGTGCCACGCCTCCAGCGTCGCGGCCCTGCTCGAAGGAGTCGGTTCCGGCGCGGTCAGCAATCAGGTCAGCGATGTGGCCCTTGCCGGGCTGATTCTGGTGATCGGCTCGAATCCGACGGCCAACCATCCGGTGGCGGCCACCTGGATGAAGAACGCGGCCAAGAACGGCACCAAAATCGTGCTGGCGGACCCGCGCGTCACCGACCTCGGCAAGCATGCCTGGCGCACCCTGCAGTTCAAGGCCGACACCGACGTGGCGATGCTCAACGCGCTGATCCACACGGTGATCGAGGAGGGGCTGGTGGACGAGGAGTTCATCCGCACGCGCGCCAGCAATTTCGAGGCTTTGCGGGATAACGTCAAGGGCTACAGCCCGGAGGCGATGGCGCCGATCTGCGGCATTCCGGCGCAGACCCTGCGCGAGGTCGCGCGCGAATATGCGAGGCCGAGTGGCACCAGGAAGGGCGCCATGATCCTGTGGGGCATGGGCATCAGCCAGCACGTGCACGGCACCGACAACGCGCGCTGCCTGATCGCCCTGGCCAGCGTCACCGGCCAGATTGGCAAGCCCGGCACGGGCCTGCATCCGCTGCGCGGCCAGAACAACGTGCAGGGCGCCAGCGACGCGGGCCTGATCCCGATGATGTTCCCCAACTACCAGCTGGTTTCCGACCGGGCGGCGCACCAGTGGTTCGAAAACTTCTGGGGCCAGCCGCTCGACGACCAGCCCGGCTATACGGTGGTGGAAATCATGCACAAGGTGCTGGCCCCCGAGAGCGATCCGCACAAGATTCGCGGCATGTACATCATGGGTGAGAACCCCGCCATGAGCGACCCGGACCTGAACCACGCGCGCCATGCGCTGGCCAGTCTTGAGCATCTGGTGGTGCAGGACATTTTCATGACCGAGACAGCCTGGCTGGCCGATGTGGTGCTGCCTGCCACCGCCTGGCCCGAGAAGACCGGCACCGTCAGCAACACTGACCGCATGGTGCAGCTCGGCCGCCAGGCGATCGAGCCGCCGGGTGACGCCAGGCCCGACCTGTGGATCATCCAGCAGATCGCCAACCGCATGGGGCTGAACTGGAACTACGTTGACGCCGGGCCGCCCCCAGGCGCCGTGGCCCCCTCGGGGGGCAGCGCAGCACACGCAGTGGCAAGCGTGGGGGCATCAAGCTCTGGCGAGCACAGCGGCGTAGCGGCGGTCTATGAAGAAATGCGCCAGGCCATGCATGCGGCAATCAGCGGCATCACCTGGGAGCGGCTGCAGCGCGAGTCGAGCGTGACCTACCCGTGCCAGGGCGCCGACGACCCGGGCCAGCCCACGGTGTTCATCGACCGCTTCGACACACCCGATGGCCGGGTCAAGCTGGTGCCCGCCGACATCATCCCGGCCAACGAGCGGCCCGATGCCGACTACCCGTTTGTGCTGATCACCGGCCGGCAGCTGGAGCACTGGCACACCGGCAGCATGACGCGCCGCGCCAGCGTGCTGGACGCGATCGAGCCGATGGCGACCGCCTCGATGTGCGGCGCCGACCTGACGGCGCTCCGCCTGCAGGCGGGGGACGTGATCACTGTCCAGTCGCGGCGCGGCGCGGTGGCCCTGCATGTGCGGCGCGACGACGGCACGCCCCAGGGTGCCGTGTTCATTCCATTCGCCTACTACGAGGCGGCGGCCAACCTCATGACCAACGCGGCGCTGGACCCGGTCGGGAAAATCCCCGAATTCAAATACTGCGCGGTGGCGGTTCGCCGCGGCGGGGATGTGGCTGCCGTCGCCGGCTACGGGACCGGCGCGCTGGCCTGATTGCTAAACCACTGCACTCGGGTGGGGCGATTGCGATCCGGTACAGTGCGCTGTCATGAGCGTCGCCCGTCCCACCGTTGAAGTAGCCGTTGTCATGCGCAGGGAGCGCATCGAAGGCGTTATGAGCCGCTGGCAGACGTGGCGCTGGGTGCTGGACGATGTGCTGGCGCAGGAGCCCGGTTTTGGCCAGGCGCCCCGCCTTCTCTATAAAAATGATAGCGAAGAGCGCTGGCTGCATCCGGGCTACAAGGTCGAATTGTTCACAGATGATGCCGAGGGCTACTACCTGAACGGCACCACAGGGGCGCCCTGCTGGTTTGTGCTGTGGCGCATGGAAGAGACGGCCGCCATTGCCGACGAGCCAATCGCCAGGCCCGAAGTGGTGACGCTGAGCTACCACGATGCGGGCCGCTGGCTGGACGCGCAGGAAAACGTGGAGCAGGTGCCGGCGCCCAAGCCCGTGATCGAGTGGATGATGGCTTTTGTCCACGAGCATTACGTGCAGGAACCGAAACGCCGCAAGCGGCCCGAGAGCTTCAGGACATTGACCGATCGTTTCGGCAATCCGGCCTCGGTCACGACGGAAAAGAAGCGCGGCGGCGGTCAGGAGGGCGCGTCGTGACCGACGGTTTTCTGGGCCGCTGGTCGCGCCGCAAGGCGGACGCGCGCGAAGGCAAGCCCCTGCCCGAGCCGGCGCCGCCGCCGGTAGCACCAGAGTCGCCGCCGGCGCCGTCCGCGGATGATCCCGCCACGAAAGCAGGGCTCGAGGCCACAGCGGCGGTGGCGACCGATGTCTCGGTGCCGCCGCAATCGCCGCCGTTGTCGCTGGACGACGTGAAGAGCCTCACGCCCACATCCAACTTCACGCCGTTCATGGAGTCTGGGGTGACCCCCGAGGTCCGGAACGCCGCGATGAAAAAGCTCTTTGCCGACCCGCACTACAACGTGATGGACCGGCTCGACACCTACATCGACGACTACTCGCAGCCCGATCCGATCCCTGCGGCCATGCTGCGGCAAATGGTTGGCGCCAAATTCCTCAAGCTGTTTGGTGGCGAAGAGAATCAGCACACAACAGTGCGGGATGATGCGGATAACCCCACAGTCCAATCCGTGGCACAGTTTGGTGGAACCACCGATCAACCGACTGAAGAGGACCTCAGCCAGCCTGCACCTGCCCAGACCCTGGCGTCTGCGCCGGCGCACGAGCCAAGCCCCCCAGACCATGCCGACACTCATTTGCGATTGCAACCAGACGATGCCGCTGGCGTCGAAGACCCTCGGCGCGGCGCTTCATGAAGAGCTGACGCTTCACTCCACCCTGTGCCGTCGCGAGGCGGGCGCGTTCCAGAAGGCCATTCAGAGCGGCGAAGATGTGGTGGTGGCCTGCACCCAGGAAAAGCGCCTGTTCGCGGAACTGGGCGAACAGACCGAAGGGGCGAGCTCCGTCATCCGCTTCGTCAACATCCGCGAGACCGGCGGCTGGAGCCGCGATGCTGCCAGCGCCATGCCCAAAATCGCGGCCTTGCTGGCGGCCGCGCACCTGCCCGAGCCCGAGCCAGTCCCCACCGTCACCTTCAAGAGCGCAGGGCGTCTGCTCATCATCGGCCCGCTAGATGCAGCGGAGCGTGCCGCGAGCCTGCTTGGCGACGTGCTGAATGTGACCTTGTTTACGCAGGGCGCGGGTAGCTCGGGCGGCGCGCAGGAGCGCCGCTACCCGGTGCTGAGCGGGCGCATTGACGGCTTGAGCGGCTGGCTCGGCGCGTTTGAACTCCAATGGCTGCAGAGCAACCCGATCGATCTGGATCTGTGCACGCGCTGCAATGCCTGCCTGGTCGCATGCCCGGAACAGGCCATCGGTCTGGACTATCAAATTGATAGCGAGGTGTGCAAATCCCACCGGGACTGTGTCAAGGTTTGCCAGGTGGCCGGGGCCATCGACTTCAGCCGCAAGCCTGAGGCCTTGAGCGAAACCTTCGACCTGGTGCTCGATCTGCGCGATCGGGCCGCGACCCCGACCTTTACCCAGCATGCGTTGCCGCAGGGTTATTTCCGCCTGGCTCCGACCCTGGATGACTTGCCGGCCCTGCTCAAGCTGCGTGAGCTGGTCGGCGAATTCGAGAAGCCGAAGTTTTTCAACTACAAGCAAAAGCTGTGCGCGCACAGCCGCAACGAAACCGTGGGTTGCAACGCCTGCATCGACATCTGTTCGGCGCTGGCCATTACGAGCGACAAATCGCGCCAGCAGATCAAGGTCAACCCGAATCTTTGCGTGGGCTGTGGCGCCTGCACCACCGTGTGCCCCACCGGCGCCATCACCTATGCCTACCCGCGCGCCAGCGATCAGGGTGTCAAATTCAAGACGCTGCTGTCCACCTACGCGAAGGCCGGTGGCAAGGACCCCGTGCTGTTGTTGCACAGCCAGGAGCGCGGGCAGGCGCTGGTCGGGCAGTTGGGGCGCGCTGCGCAGCTCAAGAAGGCGCACGGGGTGCCGGCCAACGTGATTCCGGTCGCGCTGTGGCACACCATCAGTGTGGGGCTGGACGTGTGGCTCGGCGCCATCGCCTTCGGTGCGGCGCAGGTGGTGGTCCTCACGACCGATGAAGAAGCGCCCCAGTATCTGGAGGGGTTGAAGGTGCAGATGGCCGTGGCGCAAACCATCCTGAACGGCATGGGCTACAGCGGCACTCACCTGAAGCTGCTGCATGCCGGTACGCCAGCAGAGCTTGACGCGGCGCTGCAGGCACTGGCCCGGACCCGCCAGCATGTGCCGAAGGCGGCGGCGCGGTTTGCGGTGGCGCAGGAAAAGCGCAGCACGCTGGAGCTGGCGCTGGACCACTTGCTGGCACACGCGCCGCAGCCACCCGAGTCGATAGCGCTGCCGGCAAAGGGCTCGCCGTTCGGCTCGGTGCAAGTCAACAAGGACAGCTGCACCCTGTGCCTGAGCTGCGTCAGCGCCTGCCCGGCCAGCGCCTTGCAGGACAACCCAGAGCTGCCGCAACTGCGCTTCATCGAGAAGAATTGCGTGCAGTGCGGCCTGTGCGTCACGACCTGTCCCGAGAATGCCATCACCCTGCAGCCGCGCCTGCTCTTGAGCCCGCAGCGCAAGGAGGCACGCGTGCTCAACGAGACCCCGCCCTACGCCTGTGTGCGCTGTGGCAAGCCGTTTGGCACGCTCAAGGCGATTGAGGCCATGCTGGGCAAGCTCTCGGGCCATTCCATGTTCCAGGGAGCGGCACTGGAGCGGCTCAAGATGTGCGGCGACTGCCGGGTGATCGACATTTACTCGGCCGAGAACGAATCAAAAATTACCGACCTATGAGCCTGCCCCTTCCTCTTGAAATCAGCCCCGGTTCGGCGCTCGACGAAGAAACTGCCCGGGCCGAAGTGTACGGCCTGCTGGCGCAGCTTTTGTATGCGCCGCCTGAGCCCCCGTTGCTGGCGCAGCTGCGCGTGGCCGCGACCGAAACGCCGGCCGCGGGCGCTTTTCTTGAAGAGCCCTGGCGCGATCTTGTGGCGGCTGCACGCGGCATGAGCGACGTCGCGATCCACAACGAATACGATGCCCTGTTCGGGGGCGTCGGCAAGCCCGAGGTCTATGTCTTCGGGTCGCACTACCTCAGCGGGTTTTTGAACGAGAAGCCGCTGGCGGCCTTGCGCGGCGACCTGGCCCGGCTGGGGCTCGCGCGTGACGAGGCCATGCCGGAGACCGAAGACCACATTGCCTATGTCTGCGAGGTGATGCGCTACCTGATCGCGGGGGACGATGTGGCGGTGGCCAATCTGACGCACCAGAGGCAGTTCTTCGGCGACCACCTGCAGCCGTGGGTCACGCCTTTGTGCGATGCCGTCGCGGCGCATCCCAAGGCAAGGTTCTATGCGGTTCTGTCGGCGTTCATGCGCGCTTTTTTCAGCGTCGAATCGCAAGGCTTCGACATGCTGCCGTGAGGCACAAGTGCCTCGGCCCCGCGGGCAACTACGCAGTCTATGGCGCTTTCAAGACGAAGTCCAGCCGCAAGCGGGTTTTCGTATGGGCGTTTCTACTAGGTTGTTAAAAACAATATGCATAGTTACATTTGTTGGTACTATGAAAGCAATTGCATAGCGCAGCCCCTTGAGGAGACAAAGCATGAGTCAGCCTGAGAGCAACAAGCTATCGCGTCGCATCCTGTTTGCCGGTGCGGGCACTGCCGGCGCTGTCGCTGCGGTGGCGAGTTTGATACCTGCGGTCCACAAGACCCAGGCCTTGCCGGTCCAGCCCAAGGCGGCGCCGGCCAAAGGCGGCGGCTACAGCCTGACGGACCACGTCAAGCGCTATTACAAAACCACCCTCGTTTAACGCTCGTCCGTTCAGGAGAGTTCCATGTTGCTGACCAAGAAGCAGAGCGCCGCGCCCGGCGCCGCCAGTTCCCCTTTTGTGCACAGCCTGCGCCGCGGTTTGTCGCAGGCGTTGCCCACCATGGACCGTCGCGGGTTTCTGCGTCGCTCGGGGCTTGGCGTGGGCGTGGGCATTGCCGCCACCGAGCTGGTCCTGGTGAGGAGAGCGCGTGCGGCGGAGGGCTCGGCCGGCGTGGATGGCAGCAAGATCCAGGTCAAACGCACCGTCTGCACGCACTGCTCCGTGGGCTGCGCGATCGATGCCGTGATTGAAAACGGTGTCTGGGTACGTCAGGAGCCGGTGTTCGATTCCCCGCTCAATCTCGGTGCCCATTGCGCCAAGGGCGCCGCGGTGCGCGAGCACGGGCATGGCGAATATCGCCTGCGCTACCCAATGAAGCTGGTGAATGGCAAATACGAGCGCATCAGCTGGGACACGGCGCTGGGCGAGATCAGCACGAAGATGCTGGATTTGCGCAAGGCCAGCGGCCAGGACTCCGTTTACTGGATTGGTTCCTCCAAACACAACAACGAGCAGTCTTATCTGCTGCGCAAGTTTGTCAGCCTGTGGGGCAGCAACAACTGCGACCACCAGGCCCGCATCTGCCACTCGACCACGGTGGCCGGCGTCGCCAACACCTGGGGCTACGGTGCGATGACCAATTCGTACAACGACATGCAAAACAGCAAATGCGCGTTGTACATCGGCTCCAATGCTGCCGAGGCGCATCCCGTGAGCATGCTGCACATGCTGCACGCGAAAGAAAACGGCTGCAAGATGATTGTGGTGGATCCACGCTTTACCCGCACGGCCGCCAAGGCGGACGAGTACGTGCGCATCCGGTCGGGCTCCGATATTCCGTTTTTGTTCGGCGTGCTGTACCACATCTTCAAGAATGGATGGGAAGACCAGAAGTACATCAACGACCGTGTTTACGGCATGGACCAGGTGAAGGCAGACGTGCTCGCCAAGTGGACGCCCGACAAGGTGTTTGACGCCTGCGGCGTCAAAGAAGAGCAGATGCTGCGTGTCGCGACCATGATGAGCGAGAACCGGCCCAGCACCCTGGTGTGGTGCATGGGCCAGACCCAGCACAGCATTGGCAACGCCATGGTGCGCGCCTCGTGCATCGTGCAACTGGCCCTGGGCAACGTCGGCAAATCGGGCGGCGGCGCGAATATTTTCCGCGGCCATGACAACGTGCAGGGCGCGACCGACATCGGCCCCAATCCTGATTCCCTGCCCGGGTATTACGGCATCACCGAGGGCTCGTGGAAGCACTTTGCCAAGGCCTGGGACGTGGACTACGAGTGGATCAAGGGCCGCTTTGCATCGACCGCCATGATGACCAAGCCCGGCATCACTGTATCGCGCTGGATCGACGGCGTTCTCGAGAAAAACGAGTTGATCGACCAGGACGCCAATTTGCGCGGCGTCGTGTTCTGGGGGCACTCACCCAACTCCCAGACGCGTGGCCTGGAAATGAAGCGGGCCATGGACAAGCTTGATCTGCTGGTGGTGGTGGATCCATATCCGTCCGCGACGGCGGCGATGGCGGCCATGCCGGGCAGGGCCGAGGACTTGAACCCCAATCGTGCGGTTTATCTGCTGCCGGCGGCGACCCAGTTCGAGACCAGCGGCTCGGTCACGGCGTCCAACCGCTCGCTGCAGTGGCGCGAAAAAGTGATCGAGCCGCTGTGGGAGTCCCGCAGTGACCACATGATCATGCACCAGTTTGCCGAGAAACTGGGTTTTGCCAAGGAGCTGTCGAAGAACTACAAGATGCAGAAGGTCAGGGGCATGGACGAGCCTGTGCCGGAAGACATCCTGCGCGAAATCAACCGGTCCTGCTGGAGCATCGGTTACACCGGCCAGAGCCCCGAGCGGCTCAAGGCCCACATGCGCAACATGAATGTGTTCGATGTGAAAACGCTCAAGGCCAAAACCGGCAAGGACAAGGAGACCGGCTACGACCTGACAGGTGACTATTTTGGCCTGCCCTGGCCCTGCTATGGCACGCCCGAACTCAAGCACCCGGGCTCACCCAACCTGTACGACACATCCAAGCACGTGATGGATGGTGGTGGCAACTTCCGCGCCAACTTTGGGGTGGAGCGCGATGGCGTCAATCTGCTGGCCGAAGACGGCTCGCATTCTTTGGGCGCCGACATCACGACGGGTTACCCCGAGTTCGACCATGTGCTGCTGAAGAAGCTGGGCTGGTGGAGCGAACTGACCGACGCGGAGCGGGCCGCGGCCGATGGCAAGAACTGGAAGACCGACCCTTCTGGCGGCATCATTCGCGTCGTCATGAAAAACCACGGCTGCTATCCGTTCGGCAACGCCAAGGCGCGCGCACTGGTGTGGAATTTCCCGGATGCGATACCACAGCATCGCGAGCCGATCTACAGCACGCGCCCGGACCTGGTCGCCAAGTACCCCACGCACGACGACAAGAAAACCTTCTGGCGGCTACCCACGCTGTACAAGACTTTGCAGGACAAGAACGTGGCCGACAAGCTGTACGAGAAATTCCCGCTCATCATGACTTCCGGCCGGCTGGTGGAATACGAGGGTGGCGGTGAAGAGACCCGCTCGAACCCGTGGCTGGCCGAGCTGCAGCAGGAGATGTTTGCCGAGATCAACCCGAAGGTGGCCGCCGACAAAGGCGTGCGCCATGGCGAGCGCATCTGGGTCAGCACCCCGACCGGTGCCAGGTTGAACGTGCAGGCGCACGTGACCGAGAGCGTCGGCCCCGACACGGTGTTCCTGC encodes:
- a CDS encoding molybdopterin-dependent oxidoreductase codes for the protein MSPVAQVAVAVQAHQSTPRTVDFVLDGRPVTAFEGESILQAAERHGVEIPRLCYSTGLRADGNCRACVVEIQGERTLAPSCCRSVTAGMDVKAVSERALKSQKMVLEMLLSDMPEQGYKWNDSVRPETVAGVEQASAEHDTVGQHGELSQWAAQMNVTVRPALKALRRSQPAADMSHPAMAVNLDTCIQCTRCVRACREVQVNDVIGYALRGSQSQIVFDLGDPMGDSTCVGCGECVQACPTGALSPKTQIGSQAVDKKVDSVCPFCGVGCLLTYNVKDNTIVSVDGRDGPANHGRLCVKGRFGFDYAHHEQRLTTPLIRKPGVPKDPAALTGRSGDWRAVFREATWDEALTLAAGKLKDLRDGHGKKALAGFGSAKGSNEEAYLFQKLVRTGFGSNNVDHCTRLCHASSVAALLEGVGSGAVSNQVSDVALAGLILVIGSNPTANHPVAATWMKNAAKNGTKIVLADPRVTDLGKHAWRTLQFKADTDVAMLNALIHTVIEEGLVDEEFIRTRASNFEALRDNVKGYSPEAMAPICGIPAQTLREVAREYARPSGTRKGAMILWGMGISQHVHGTDNARCLIALASVTGQIGKPGTGLHPLRGQNNVQGASDAGLIPMMFPNYQLVSDRAAHQWFENFWGQPLDDQPGYTVVEIMHKVLAPESDPHKIRGMYIMGENPAMSDPDLNHARHALASLEHLVVQDIFMTETAWLADVVLPATAWPEKTGTVSNTDRMVQLGRQAIEPPGDARPDLWIIQQIANRMGLNWNYVDAGPPPGAVAPSGGSAAHAVASVGASSSGEHSGVAAVYEEMRQAMHAAISGITWERLQRESSVTYPCQGADDPGQPTVFIDRFDTPDGRVKLVPADIIPANERPDADYPFVLITGRQLEHWHTGSMTRRASVLDAIEPMATASMCGADLTALRLQAGDVITVQSRRGAVALHVRRDDGTPQGAVFIPFAYYEAAANLMTNAALDPVGKIPEFKYCAVAVRRGGDVAAVAGYGTGALA
- a CDS encoding DUF3305 domain-containing protein; the encoded protein is MSVARPTVEVAVVMRRERIEGVMSRWQTWRWVLDDVLAQEPGFGQAPRLLYKNDSEERWLHPGYKVELFTDDAEGYYLNGTTGAPCWFVLWRMEETAAIADEPIARPEVVTLSYHDAGRWLDAQENVEQVPAPKPVIEWMMAFVHEHYVQEPKRRKRPESFRTLTDRFGNPASVTTEKKRGGGQEGAS
- a CDS encoding DUF3306 domain-containing protein, which produces MTDGFLGRWSRRKADAREGKPLPEPAPPPVAPESPPAPSADDPATKAGLEATAAVATDVSVPPQSPPLSLDDVKSLTPTSNFTPFMESGVTPEVRNAAMKKLFADPHYNVMDRLDTYIDDYSQPDPIPAAMLRQMVGAKFLKLFGGEENQHTTVRDDADNPTVQSVAQFGGTTDQPTEEDLSQPAPAQTLASAPAHEPSPPDHADTHLRLQPDDAAGVEDPRRGAS
- a CDS encoding 4Fe-4S binding protein; translation: MPTLICDCNQTMPLASKTLGAALHEELTLHSTLCRREAGAFQKAIQSGEDVVVACTQEKRLFAELGEQTEGASSVIRFVNIRETGGWSRDAASAMPKIAALLAAAHLPEPEPVPTVTFKSAGRLLIIGPLDAAERAASLLGDVLNVTLFTQGAGSSGGAQERRYPVLSGRIDGLSGWLGAFELQWLQSNPIDLDLCTRCNACLVACPEQAIGLDYQIDSEVCKSHRDCVKVCQVAGAIDFSRKPEALSETFDLVLDLRDRAATPTFTQHALPQGYFRLAPTLDDLPALLKLRELVGEFEKPKFFNYKQKLCAHSRNETVGCNACIDICSALAITSDKSRQQIKVNPNLCVGCGACTTVCPTGAITYAYPRASDQGVKFKTLLSTYAKAGGKDPVLLLHSQERGQALVGQLGRAAQLKKAHGVPANVIPVALWHTISVGLDVWLGAIAFGAAQVVVLTTDEEAPQYLEGLKVQMAVAQTILNGMGYSGTHLKLLHAGTPAELDAALQALARTRQHVPKAAARFAVAQEKRSTLELALDHLLAHAPQPPESIALPAKGSPFGSVQVNKDSCTLCLSCVSACPASALQDNPELPQLRFIEKNCVQCGLCVTTCPENAITLQPRLLLSPQRKEARVLNETPPYACVRCGKPFGTLKAIEAMLGKLSGHSMFQGAALERLKMCGDCRVIDIYSAENESKITDL
- a CDS encoding TorD/DmsD family molecular chaperone; the encoded protein is MSLPLPLEISPGSALDEETARAEVYGLLAQLLYAPPEPPLLAQLRVAATETPAAGAFLEEPWRDLVAAARGMSDVAIHNEYDALFGGVGKPEVYVFGSHYLSGFLNEKPLAALRGDLARLGLARDEAMPETEDHIAYVCEVMRYLIAGDDVAVANLTHQRQFFGDHLQPWVTPLCDAVAAHPKARFYAVLSAFMRAFFSVESQGFDMLP
- a CDS encoding formate dehydrogenase, translated to MSQPESNKLSRRILFAGAGTAGAVAAVASLIPAVHKTQALPVQPKAAPAKGGGYSLTDHVKRYYKTTLV
- a CDS encoding formate dehydrogenase subunit alpha, whose translation is MLLTKKQSAAPGAASSPFVHSLRRGLSQALPTMDRRGFLRRSGLGVGVGIAATELVLVRRARAAEGSAGVDGSKIQVKRTVCTHCSVGCAIDAVIENGVWVRQEPVFDSPLNLGAHCAKGAAVREHGHGEYRLRYPMKLVNGKYERISWDTALGEISTKMLDLRKASGQDSVYWIGSSKHNNEQSYLLRKFVSLWGSNNCDHQARICHSTTVAGVANTWGYGAMTNSYNDMQNSKCALYIGSNAAEAHPVSMLHMLHAKENGCKMIVVDPRFTRTAAKADEYVRIRSGSDIPFLFGVLYHIFKNGWEDQKYINDRVYGMDQVKADVLAKWTPDKVFDACGVKEEQMLRVATMMSENRPSTLVWCMGQTQHSIGNAMVRASCIVQLALGNVGKSGGGANIFRGHDNVQGATDIGPNPDSLPGYYGITEGSWKHFAKAWDVDYEWIKGRFASTAMMTKPGITVSRWIDGVLEKNELIDQDANLRGVVFWGHSPNSQTRGLEMKRAMDKLDLLVVVDPYPSATAAMAAMPGRAEDLNPNRAVYLLPAATQFETSGSVTASNRSLQWREKVIEPLWESRSDHMIMHQFAEKLGFAKELSKNYKMQKVRGMDEPVPEDILREINRSCWSIGYTGQSPERLKAHMRNMNVFDVKTLKAKTGKDKETGYDLTGDYFGLPWPCYGTPELKHPGSPNLYDTSKHVMDGGGNFRANFGVERDGVNLLAEDGSHSLGADITTGYPEFDHVLLKKLGWWSELTDAERAAADGKNWKTDPSGGIIRVVMKNHGCYPFGNAKARALVWNFPDAIPQHREPIYSTRPDLVAKYPTHDDKKTFWRLPTLYKTLQDKNVADKLYEKFPLIMTSGRLVEYEGGGEETRSNPWLAELQQEMFAEINPKVAADKGVRHGERIWVSTPTGARLNVQAHVTESVGPDTVFLPFHFSGHWQGADMLAYYPSGAHPVVRGEAANTGTTYGYDSVTMMQETKTTICNVEKA